A genomic stretch from Penaeus vannamei isolate JL-2024 chromosome 6, ASM4276789v1, whole genome shotgun sequence includes:
- the LOC138861942 gene encoding adhesive plaque matrix protein-like, producing the protein MFSRPLFPSTDVPQTFVPQHLCTPDLYSPAPMFPRPLFPSTDVPQIFVPQYRCSPDLCSPVPMFPRPLFPCTYVPQTFVPQYRYSPGICFPVLIFPIPLFPSTYVPQTFVPQHLCSPDLLPMFPSTYVPQTFVPQYRCSPDICFPVPMFRRPLFPSTYVPQTFTFLPHHLYSPDLSSPAPMFPRSFFPVPMFPRPLFPSTDVPQTFVPQYRCSQTFVPQHLCSLDLCSPPPMFPRHLFPFTYVPQTFVSEYRCSPDLCSPPPMFPRPLFPSTYVPQTFVPQYRCSPDLCSPVPMFPRPLFPSTDVPSPLFPCTYVPQTFVPQYRCSPDICFPVPMCSRPLFPSTDVPQTSVHHHLCSPDLCSPAPMFPRPLFPSTYVPQTFLPQHLCSPDFCFPAPMFPRLYFPGTGVPQTFVPQYRCSPYLCSQHLCSPDLCSPVPMFPDLCSPASMFSRPLFPSTDVPQTFLPKYRCSPGICSLVPMFPSTYVPQTFVPQYRYSPGICFPVPIFPRPLFPTTYISQTFVAQHLCSPDLCSPAPIFPRPLFPSTYVPQTFFSPVPMFPRPLFPSTYFPQTFFPQYRCSPDLCSPVPIFPIPLFPSTYVPHTFVPQHLCSPDLCYPVPVPQTFVPQHLCSPDLCFPAPMFPRPLFPSTDVPYTFVPQYRCSPDLCSPAPMFLDLYICSPVLIFPRPLFSSADAPETFVPQYRYSPGICSPVPIFPRPLFHSTDVPQTFVPQYRYSAGICSPVPMFPRSLFPSTYVPQTFVPQYRCSPDLCSPAPMFPRLLFPSTDIPQTFVPQTFVLQHLCSPDHCSPVPMFPRPLFPSIDVPQIFVPRYRCSPDLCSPVPMFPSPLFPITYVTQTFVPQHLCS; encoded by the exons atgttctccagacctttgttccccagtaccgatgttccccagacctttgttccccagcacctatgtacCCCAGACCTTtattccccagcacctatgttccccagacctttgttccccagtaccgatgttccccagatctttgttccccagtaccgatgttccccagacctttgttccccagtaccgatgttccccagacctttgtttccCTGTACTTATGtgccccagacctttgttccccagtaccgatattCCCCAGGCATTTGTTTCCCAGTACTGATATTCCCCatacctttgttccccagcacctatgttccccagaccttcgttccccagcacctatgttccccagaccttt taccgatgttccccagcacctatgttccccagacctttgttccccagtaccgatgttccccagacatTTGTTTCCCTGTACCTATGTTCcgcagacctttgttccccagtacctatgttccccagaccttt acctttcttccccaccacctatattccccagacctttcttccccagcacctatgttccccagatctTTTttcccagtaccgatgttccctagacctttgttccccagtaccgatgttccccagacctttgttccccagtaccgatgttcccagacctttgttccccagcacctatgttctctagacctttgttccccaccacctatgttccccagacatTTGTTTCCCTTTACATATGTGCCCCAGACCTTTGTTTCCGAGTACCGTTGTTCCCCAGACCTCTGTTCaccaccacctatgttccccagacctttgttccccagcacctatgttccacagacctttgttccccagtaccgatgttccccagacctttgttccccagtaccgatgttccccagacctttgttccccagtaccgatgttcccagCCCTTTGTTCCCctgcacctatgttccccagacctttgttccccagtaccgatgttccccagacatTTGTTTCCCTGTACCTATGTGctccagacctttgttccccagtaccgatgttccccagacctctGTTCaccaccacctatgttccccagacctttgttccccagcaccgatgttccccagacctttgttccccagcacctatgttccccagacctttcttccccagcacctatgttccccagacttTTGTttcccagcacctatgttccccagacttTATTTCCCCGGTACCggtgttccccagacctttgttccccagtaccgatgttccccataCCTTTGttcccagcacctatgttccccagacctttgttctccagtaccgatgttcccagacctttgttccccagcatctATGTtctccagacctttgttccccagtaccgatgttccccagacctttcttcccaagtaccgatgttccccaggcaTTTGTTCCctagtaccgatgttccccagcacctatgttccccagacctttgttccccagtaccgatattCCCCAGGCATTTGTTTCCCAGTACcgatattccccagacctttgttccccacaaCCTATATTTCCCAGACCTTTGTtgcccagcacctatgttccccagacctttgttccccagcgcctatattccccagacctttgttccccagcacctatgttccccagaccttttttTCCCCAGTACCAATGTTCCCCAGACcgttgttccccagcacctatttTCCCCAGACCTTttttccccagtaccgatgttccccagatctttgttccccagtaccgatattccccatacctttgttccccagcacctatgttccccatacctttgttccccagcacctatgttccccagacctttgttacCCAGTAcctgttccccagacctttgttccccagcatctatgttccccagacctttgtttcccagcacctatgttccccagacctttgttccctaGTACCGATGTTCCCTatacctttgttccccagtaccgatgttccccagacctttgttccccagcacctatgttcctagaccttt acatttgttccccagtactgatattccccagacctttgttctccAGTGCCGATGCTCCcgagacctttgttccccagtaccgatattccccaggcatttgttccccagtaccgatattccccagacctttgttccacagtaccgatgttccccagacctttgttccccagtaccgatattCCGCAGgcatttgttccccagtaccgatgttccccaggtctttgttccccagcacctatgttccccagacctttgttccccaataccgatgttccccagacctttgttccccagcacctatgttccccagacttTTGTTCCCCAGTACtgatattccccagacctttgttccccagacctttgttctccagcacctatgttccccagaccattgttccccagtaccgatgttccccagacctttgttccccagtatcGATGTTCCCCAGATCTTTGTTCCCcggtaccgatgttccccagatcTTTGTTCCCcggtaccgatgttccccagtcCTTTGTTCCCTATCACCTATGTtacccagacctttgttccccaacACCTATGTTcctag
- the LOC138861941 gene encoding zyxin-like: MFPRPLFPRTYVPQIFVPRYRCSPGLCSPDICFPVPMFPSTDVPQTFIPQYRCSPDLCSPVPMFPGSDVPQTFVHLYRCAPRPLFPSTDITQAFVPQYRCSPDLCSPAPMFPRPLFPSTDVPQTFIPQSLCSPSLCSPVPMFPRPLFPSTDVPQAFVPQHLCSPDLCSPVPMFPRPLFTYTDVPQTFVPQYRYFPGIFSPVPMFPRPLSPSTYVPQAFVPQYRCSPDLCSPAPMFPSTDVPQAFVPKYRYSPDLCSPEPMFPRPLFTYTDVPQTFLPQYQCSPDLCSPVPIFPMPLFPSTDVPQTFVPQYRFSPCLCSPVPMFPRPLFTYTDVPQYRSSPDLCSPIPMFPRPLFTYTDVPQTFVPQYRYSPDLCSPAPMFPKPLFPSTDIPQTFVPQHLCSLDLCSPPPVP, translated from the coding sequence atgttccccagacctttattTCCCCGTACCTATGTGCCCCAGATCTTTGTTCCCcggtaccgatgttccccaggccTTTGTTCCCCAGACATTTGTTTCCCTGTACCtatgttccccagtaccgatgttccccagacctttattccccagtaccgatgttccccagacctttgttccccagtaccgatgttccccggtagcgatgttccccagacctttgttcactTATACCGATGTGctcccagacctttgttccccagtaccgatattACCCAGgcatttgttccccagtaccgatgttccccagacctttgttccccagctcctatgttccccagacctttgttccccagtaccgatgttccccagacctttattCCCCAGTCCCTATGTTCCCCAagcctttgttccccagtaccgatgttccccaggcctttgttcccaagtaccgatgttccccaggcatttgttccccagcacctatgttccccagacctttgttccccggtaccgatgttccccagacctttgtttaCCTATACCGATGtgccccagacctttgttccccagtaccgatattTCCCAGGCATTttttccccagtaccgatgttccccagacctttgtcccccagcacctatgttccccaagcctttgttccccagtaccgatgttccccagacctttgttccccagcccctatgttccccagtaccgatgttccccaggccTTTGTTCCCAAGTACcgatattccccagacctttgttccccagaaccgatgttccccagacctttgttcacctataccgatgttccccagacctttcttccccagtaccaatgttccccagacctttgttccccagtaccgatttTCCCCAtgcctttgttccccagtaccgatgttccccagacctttgttccccagtaccgatttTCCCCAtgcctttgttccccagtaccgatgttccccagacctttgttcacctataccgatgttccccagtaccgaagttccccagacctttgttcaccTATAccaatgttccccagacctttgttcacctataccgatgttccccagacctttgttccccagtaccgatattccccagacctttgttccccagcccCTATGTTCCCCAagcctttgttccccagtaccgatattccccagacctttgttccccagcacctatgttccctagacctttgttccccaccacctgTTCcctag
- the LOC138861940 gene encoding adhesive plaque matrix protein-like — MFPRPLFHSTYVPQFFFPLYRCSPGLCSPDLCSPVPMFPRPLFLSPYVPQAFVPQYRCSPDLCSPEPMFPRPLFTYTDVPQTFVPKYRCSPDLCSPVPIFPRPLFPSTDIPQTFVHLYRCSPDLFSPVPMFPRHLFPSTDFPQAFVPQYRCSPDLCSPIPMFPRPLFPSTDVPQTFVHLYQCSPDLCSPIPMFPRPLFPRPLFPSPYVPQAFVPQYRRSPDLCSPAPMFPRPLFPTTCSLDLCSAAPMLPRPLFPSTDVPQAFVPQYLCSPVPMFPRPLFPRPLFPSTYVPQYLCFPDLCSPIPMFPRPLFPNTDAPQAFVPLYRCSPGLCSQVPMFPRPLFPSPYVPQAFVPQYRCSPDLCSQTFVPQYRCSPDLCSPVPMFPRPLFHSTYVPQSFVPLYRCSPGLYSPHLCSTVPMFPSTDNPQAFVPQYR; from the exons atgttccccaggccTTTGTTCCACAGTACCTATGTCCCCCAGTTCTTTTTTCCGctgtaccgatgttccccaggcctttgttccccagacctttgttccccagtaccgatgttccccagacctttgttcctcAGCCCCTATGTTCCCCAagcctttgttccccagtaccgatgttccccagacctttgttccccagaaccgatgttccccagacctttgttcacctataccgatgttccccagacctttgttcccaagtaccgatgttccccagacctttgctCCCCAGTACCGATTTTCCCCAGGCCTTTGTTCCCAAGTACcgatattccccagacctttgttcacctataccgatgttccccagaccttttttCTCCAGTACCAATGTTCCCCAGacatttgttccccagtaccgattttccccaggcctttgttccccagtaccgatgttccccagacctttgttcacctataccgatgttccccagacctttgttccccagtaccgatgttccccagacctttgttcaccTATAccaatgttccccagacctttgttcacctataccgatgttccccagacctttattccccagacctttgttccccagcccCTATGTTCCCCAagcctttgttccccagtaccgacgttccccagacctttgttccccagcacctatgttccctagacctttgttccccaccacctgTTCCCTAGACCTTTGTTCCGCAGCACCTATGTtacccagacctttgttccccagtaccgatgttccccaggccTTTGTTCCACAGTACCTATGTTCCCctgtaccgatgttccccaggcctttgttccccagacctttgttccccagcacctatgttccacAGTACCTATGTttcccagacctttgttccccaatTCCGATGTTCCCCAGGCCTTTATTCCCCAATACCGATGCTCCCCAGGCCTTTGTTCCTctgtaccgatgttccccaggcctttgttcccaagtaccgatgttccccagacctttgttccccagcccCTATGTTCCCCAagcctttgttccccagtaccgatgttccccagacctttgttcccaa acctttgttccccagtaccgatgttccccagacctttgttccccagtccCGATGTTCCCCAGGCCTTTGTTCCACAGTACCTATGTTCCCCAGTCCTTTGTTCCActgtaccgatgttccccaggcctttattcccca cacctatgttccacggtacctatgttccccagtaccgataatccccaggcctttgttccccagtaccgataa